In Gopherus evgoodei ecotype Sinaloan lineage unplaced genomic scaffold, rGopEvg1_v1.p scaffold_31_arrow_ctg1, whole genome shotgun sequence, a single window of DNA contains:
- the LOC115640495 gene encoding free fatty acid receptor 3-like has protein sequence MAPQPEERALYLSIYLLTILTGFPTNLLALHALIRKLRCKATPNCILLLNLTLSDLCFLAFLPFKVAEAGAGRWPLPAFLCPLSGLFYFSTIYSSTLFLTAVSVERYLAAAYPIRYKLRRRPAYAALASLGLWLCSLAHCSIVYVTELQPGAGPANATSASSSRDLCYDDFTPSQLQLLLPVRLELGIVLFLVPSLLTSFCYCGFMWVVVSSPHIRRGKKQRAVGLVAATLAVFIICFTPYNVSHVVGFVQRASPPWRDKALLLSTFNASLDPVIFYFSSSAVQHSCRRFLARLWGVCSLPPLARKVFYRRTEKLTPEQPQEQCRGLGGGQVCCSKL, from the coding sequence ATGGCTCCACAGCCCGAGGAGCGCGCCCTGTACCTCTCCATCTACCTGCTGACCATCCTGACCGGCTTCCCCACCAACCTGCTGGCCCTGCACGCCCTCATCCGCAAGCTGCGCTGTAAGGCCACCCCCAACTGCATCCTCCTGCTCAACCTCACCCTCTCCGACCTCTGCTTCCTGGCCTTCCTGCCCTTCAAGGTGGCCGAGGCCGGGGCCGGGCGCTGGCCGCTGCCCGccttcctctgccccctcagCGGCCTCTTCTACTTCAGCACCATCTACTCCAGCACCCTCTTCCTGACGGCTGTCAGCGTGGAGCGCTACCTGGCCGCGGCCTACCCCATCCGCTACAAGCTGCGTCGCCGCCCCGCCTACGCCGCCCTGGCCAGCCTGGGCCTGTGGCTCTGCTCCTTGGCCCACTGCAGCATCGTCTATGTGACCGAGCTGCAGCCGGGCGCCGGGCCGGCCAACGCCACCAGCGCGTCCTCCTCCAGGGACCTCTGCTACGATGACTTCACCCccagccagctgcagctgctgctccccgtGCGCCTGGAGCTGGGCATCGTCCTCTTCCTCGTGCCCTCCTTGCTCACCTCCTTCTGCTACTGCGGCTTCATGTGGGTGGTGGTCTCCTCGCCCCACATCCGCCGGGGGAAGAAGCAACGAGCCGTGGGCTTGGTGGCAGCCACCCTGGCCGTCTTCATCATCTGCTTCACGCCATACAACGTCTCCCACGTGGTGGGCTTCGTCCAGCGGGCCAGCCCGCCCTGGCGGGACAAGGCCCTGCTCCTGAGCACCTTCAATGCCAGCCTGGATCCCGTCATCTTCTACTTCTCCTCCTCCGCCGTCCAGCACTCCTGCCGCAGGTTCCTGGCCCGGCTCTGGGGcgtctgctccctgccccccttggCCAGGAAGGTCTTCTACCGCCGAACGGAGAAGCTGACACCGGAGCAGCCCCAGGAGCAATGCAGAGGCCTTGGGGGTGGCCAGGTTTGCTGCTCCAAGCTGTGA